One region of Ornithinibacter aureus genomic DNA includes:
- a CDS encoding (2Fe-2S)-binding protein, translating into MSEQTTDTPPEQLLRISLRVNGVTRTASAPARRLLSDFLRHDLGLTGTHVGCEHGVCGACTVLVDGQPVRACLMFAVSAQRHEVTTIEGIGNDPENLSPVQQAFTECHALQCGFCTPGFVTTITAYLEDNPDPTPEQAREAISGNLCRCTGYQNIVSAVCRAAEIRRDRSDRTEIDQLVDLGTPDGEGGSRA; encoded by the coding sequence ATGAGCGAGCAGACGACCGACACGCCCCCCGAGCAGCTGCTGCGCATCAGCCTGCGCGTCAACGGGGTGACGCGCACGGCATCCGCCCCCGCCCGCCGCCTGCTGTCGGACTTCCTGCGCCACGACCTCGGCCTCACCGGCACCCACGTCGGCTGCGAGCACGGCGTGTGCGGGGCGTGCACGGTGCTCGTCGACGGGCAGCCGGTGCGCGCGTGCCTGATGTTCGCCGTCAGCGCGCAACGCCACGAGGTGACGACGATCGAGGGCATCGGCAACGACCCCGAGAACCTCAGCCCGGTGCAGCAGGCCTTCACCGAGTGCCACGCCCTTCAGTGCGGGTTCTGCACCCCCGGGTTCGTCACGACGATCACCGCCTACCTCGAGGACAACCCCGACCCCACCCCCGAGCAGGCCCGCGAGGCGATCTCGGGCAACCTGTGCCGCTGCACGGGGTACCAGAACATCGTGTCGGCGGTCTGCCGCGCCGCCGAGATCCGCCGAGACCGCTCGGACCGTACCGAGATCGACCAATTGGTCGATCTCGGTACGCCCGACGGCGAGGGCGGGAGCCGCGCATGA
- a CDS encoding FAD binding domain-containing protein, with amino-acid sequence MKPGPFVHHAPTTVDEAVAVLGEVGHDGKVLAGGQSLIPVLSMRLATPGHLVDINGVAGLDAVHVTDTAVRIGALVRHAGLEQHDEAATALPLLRQALRNVAHPAIRNRGTTVGSIAHADPAGEMPSVLVLTDGVLEAVGPGGRREIAATDFFLGPLETTLAEDELVEAVRFTRFAPATRTAFLESSRRHGDYALAGVAVAVDVADGVVVGARAGFVSVTPVPSVLDLTPVLGGWDAGAPVPDEVTDAVREFVDPEGDIHATADYRRMLAAELTRRALATATQPTPAADPASTTAHESVA; translated from the coding sequence GTGAAACCCGGACCGTTCGTGCACCACGCCCCCACCACCGTCGACGAGGCCGTCGCCGTGCTCGGCGAGGTCGGCCACGACGGCAAGGTCCTCGCCGGCGGCCAGAGCCTCATCCCGGTGCTGTCGATGCGCCTGGCCACCCCGGGCCACCTCGTCGACATCAACGGCGTGGCCGGGTTGGATGCCGTGCACGTCACCGACACCGCGGTGCGCATCGGTGCGCTCGTCCGCCACGCCGGGCTCGAGCAGCACGACGAGGCCGCCACCGCCCTGCCCCTGCTGCGCCAGGCCCTGCGCAACGTCGCCCACCCGGCGATCCGCAACCGCGGCACCACCGTCGGCTCGATCGCCCACGCCGACCCGGCCGGCGAGATGCCCTCCGTGCTCGTGCTGACCGACGGTGTCCTCGAGGCGGTCGGGCCCGGTGGCCGCCGCGAGATCGCCGCGACCGACTTCTTCCTCGGCCCGCTCGAGACGACCCTGGCCGAGGACGAGCTCGTCGAGGCGGTGCGCTTCACCCGGTTCGCCCCCGCCACCCGCACGGCCTTCCTCGAGTCCAGCCGCCGCCACGGCGACTACGCCCTGGCGGGGGTGGCCGTGGCCGTCGACGTCGCGGACGGTGTCGTGGTCGGCGCCCGCGCGGGCTTCGTGTCCGTGACGCCCGTGCCGTCGGTGCTCGACCTGACCCCGGTGCTCGGCGGCTGGGATGCCGGGGCACCGGTGCCCGACGAGGTCACCGACGCCGTGCGCGAGTTCGTCGACCCCGAGGGCGACATCCACGCCACCGCCGACTACCGCCGGATGCTCGCGGCCGAGCTCACCCGCCGCGCCCTGGCGACGGCCACCCAGCCGACACCCGCAGCCGACCCGGCATCCACCACCGCCCACGAGTCCGTCGCATGA
- a CDS encoding uracil-xanthine permease family protein: MALGLGWKVKDAAEVAAGGVVAPDERLSWGKTVGLGAQHVVAMFGATFVFPLVMGLNAQLAIMMSGIATILFLLIVQGKVPSYLGTSAAFVGAVAAIRAQEGATSADVTGAILVAGLVLAAVGLLIHVAGPSVLHKALPPAVTGAVVMLIGFNLAPVVANIYWPQDQWVAFATMLFTVVVAVAFRGFIGRIAIFLALIFGTALSWLLDTATGPITSVLGGATEATEHLRWNTAGLGDAAWFGLPAKTMMGADGKEIVGWHLPSFSMTAIILVIPAVIALVAENTGHVKAVAEMTGHDLDPVMGRAIAGDGIGTAVAATFGGSPTTTYAENIGVMAATRVYSTAAYYVAAAVAILFGLSPKFGALVASIPGGVLGGITVVLYGMIGLLGAKIWKENGVDFANPINLVPLAAGIVIGIGDVKMQISDDFTLSGIALGTIVAIAGYHLARSIAPSELREHADGTALAVGDYVYGDADQIDDLYQDGYPGSTDRK, translated from the coding sequence ATGGCACTCGGTCTCGGTTGGAAGGTCAAGGACGCCGCTGAGGTGGCGGCCGGGGGCGTCGTCGCCCCCGACGAACGCCTCTCGTGGGGCAAGACGGTCGGTCTGGGCGCGCAGCACGTCGTCGCCATGTTCGGGGCGACGTTCGTCTTCCCACTCGTCATGGGCCTGAACGCCCAGCTCGCGATCATGATGAGCGGCATCGCGACGATCCTGTTCCTCCTCATCGTGCAGGGCAAGGTCCCCAGCTACCTCGGCACCTCGGCGGCCTTCGTCGGTGCCGTGGCCGCGATCCGGGCCCAGGAGGGCGCGACGAGCGCGGACGTCACCGGCGCCATCCTCGTCGCCGGCCTCGTGCTGGCGGCCGTGGGCCTGCTCATCCACGTCGCCGGCCCCTCGGTCCTGCACAAGGCGCTGCCGCCGGCGGTCACCGGTGCGGTCGTCATGCTCATCGGCTTCAACCTCGCCCCGGTCGTCGCGAACATCTACTGGCCCCAGGACCAGTGGGTCGCCTTCGCGACGATGCTCTTCACGGTGGTCGTCGCGGTCGCGTTCCGCGGCTTCATCGGCCGGATCGCGATCTTCCTCGCGCTGATCTTCGGCACGGCGCTGTCCTGGCTGCTCGACACCGCGACGGGCCCGATCACCTCCGTGCTCGGCGGAGCCACCGAGGCCACCGAGCACCTGCGGTGGAACACCGCCGGGCTCGGTGACGCCGCCTGGTTCGGGCTGCCCGCCAAGACGATGATGGGCGCCGACGGCAAGGAGATCGTCGGGTGGCACCTCCCGAGCTTCTCGATGACGGCCATCATCCTCGTCATCCCCGCGGTCATCGCCCTGGTCGCGGAGAACACCGGCCACGTCAAGGCCGTCGCCGAGATGACCGGCCACGACCTCGACCCCGTCATGGGTCGCGCCATCGCCGGTGACGGCATCGGCACCGCCGTCGCCGCGACCTTCGGTGGCTCCCCGACGACGACCTACGCCGAGAACATCGGTGTCATGGCGGCGACCCGGGTCTACTCCACCGCCGCCTACTACGTGGCCGCGGCGGTCGCGATCCTGTTCGGTCTCTCCCCGAAGTTCGGCGCCCTCGTGGCCTCCATCCCCGGTGGCGTCCTCGGCGGCATCACGGTCGTCCTCTACGGCATGATCGGCCTGCTCGGCGCCAAGATCTGGAAGGAGAACGGGGTCGACTTCGCGAACCCGATCAACCTCGTGCCGCTCGCCGCGGGCATCGTCATCGGCATCGGCGACGTCAAGATGCAGATCAGCGACGACTTCACCCTGAGCGGCATCGCCCTCGGCACCATCGTCGCGATCGCCGGCTACCACCTGGCCCGCTCGATCGCCCCGTCCGAGCTGCGCGAGCACGCGGACGGCACGGCGCTGGCCGTCGGGGACTACGTCTACGGTGACGCGGACCAGATCGACGACCTCTACCAGGACGGCTACCCGGGCTCCACCGACCGGAAGTAG
- a CDS encoding PucR family transcriptional regulator, producing the protein MVIVDNDRPRDAQTLPSSADTLPQDSAARVRTLEQVVAHQAALLEREDEVHRILVRVVLAGGSLHDVCDAVAGFFGGAALVTTTDGRVLAIAGDESEVERVRALPCFDRTGRLLVESEPVGERDGTTTGAEPTRALVKIVAGGSDHGLLGAFSPDAALTPTDVHMLERAATVAALAITKEQAVAAVEGKYRAEFLRDALAGRAGESGDAVSHAASLGWNLARPVVVVVAETDENDEQTTRSPEEVRGLQERFVRAWVQAVRARDASVPVAGFSQEVVALLPADPTASADAVMRTVADIAKVVRGDGGGGRRSFSTGVSRPITSVGDLPAAYAEARKAVHVGRQMHGESALTHFDALGIYRLLALIPDGADLRRFVDESLGELATDDSPENEDLRRTLSVLIDTNINVAETARQLFFHYNTLRYRIAKLERMLGPFTTDAQLRLTLALALRIHQMRGI; encoded by the coding sequence ATGGTCATTGTTGACAACGATCGGCCGCGAGACGCACAGACCTTGCCATCGTCCGCCGACACCCTCCCGCAGGACTCTGCCGCGCGCGTCCGGACCCTCGAGCAGGTCGTCGCCCACCAGGCCGCCCTCCTCGAGCGCGAGGACGAGGTGCACCGCATCCTCGTCCGGGTGGTCCTCGCCGGCGGGTCCCTCCACGACGTGTGTGACGCCGTCGCCGGGTTCTTCGGTGGCGCGGCGCTCGTGACCACCACCGACGGTCGCGTGCTCGCCATCGCCGGCGACGAGAGCGAGGTCGAGCGGGTGCGTGCCCTCCCCTGCTTCGACCGCACCGGGCGCCTGCTCGTCGAGTCCGAACCCGTCGGCGAGCGCGACGGCACCACGACCGGGGCCGAACCCACCCGCGCCCTGGTCAAGATCGTCGCCGGCGGTTCCGACCACGGGTTGCTCGGCGCCTTCTCCCCCGACGCCGCCCTCACCCCCACCGACGTGCACATGCTCGAACGTGCCGCGACCGTCGCCGCCCTGGCCATCACCAAGGAGCAGGCGGTCGCCGCCGTCGAGGGCAAGTACCGGGCCGAGTTCCTGCGCGACGCCCTCGCCGGTCGCGCCGGGGAGTCGGGGGATGCCGTGTCGCACGCCGCGTCCCTGGGCTGGAACCTCGCGCGGCCGGTCGTCGTCGTCGTGGCCGAGACCGACGAGAACGACGAACAGACCACCCGCTCCCCCGAGGAGGTCCGGGGCCTGCAGGAACGCTTCGTGCGGGCGTGGGTGCAGGCCGTGCGCGCGCGCGACGCGAGCGTGCCCGTCGCGGGCTTCAGCCAGGAGGTCGTCGCCCTGCTCCCGGCCGACCCCACGGCATCCGCGGATGCCGTGATGCGGACCGTCGCGGACATCGCCAAGGTGGTGCGCGGCGACGGCGGTGGCGGCCGGCGCAGCTTCTCGACCGGGGTGTCGCGACCGATCACGTCGGTGGGTGACCTGCCGGCCGCCTACGCCGAGGCCCGCAAGGCGGTGCACGTCGGGCGACAGATGCACGGGGAGTCGGCCCTGACCCACTTCGACGCGTTGGGCATCTACCGCCTGCTCGCCCTCATCCCCGACGGGGCCGACCTGCGCCGGTTCGTCGACGAGTCCCTCGGCGAGCTCGCCACCGACGACTCCCCGGAGAACGAGGACCTGCGCCGCACCCTGAGCGTGCTCATCGACACCAACATCAACGTCGCCGAGACCGCCCGGCAGCTGTTCTTCCACTACAACACGCTGCGCTACCGGATCGCCAAGCTCGAGCGGATGCTCGGCCCGTTCACCACCGATGCCCAGCTGCGGCTCACCCTCGCCCTGGCCCTGCGGATCCACCAGATGCGCGGCATCTGA
- a CDS encoding DUF2877 domain-containing protein, which produces MGPSRQRVPGAVSALSADLVRGPLVRATVLGSHAPGLYLDVAGAVVPVVTADAVPLATAVRLAVASAVAPWRGLAAGDAVLVGEGLIRLPGCDIAAVRTWRPARVRPVTHDQHSLHSSHVHSSHVHSSDRPTRAQAERCVAALIGRGPGLTPAGDDALAGILLVAHAHGVAGEVAEAVRALLTSTTAVSAALLHAAADGYAAATVVALVDAAVAGDPAAVARALPAVLAIGHTSGADLVIGVSAALRHLRPLRQLGHLGQTPTSTSHTTPTGWSAA; this is translated from the coding sequence GTGGGCCCGTCGCGACAGCGGGTGCCCGGGGCGGTCTCCGCCCTCAGCGCCGACCTCGTGCGCGGTCCGTTGGTGCGGGCCACCGTGCTGGGGTCCCACGCCCCCGGGCTGTACCTGGACGTCGCCGGCGCCGTGGTGCCGGTCGTCACCGCGGATGCCGTGCCGCTCGCGACCGCCGTTCGGCTCGCCGTGGCCTCGGCCGTCGCCCCGTGGCGCGGGCTTGCCGCTGGTGACGCCGTGCTCGTGGGGGAGGGGCTGATCCGGCTGCCGGGCTGCGACATCGCGGCCGTGCGCACCTGGCGCCCCGCCCGGGTGCGGCCCGTCACCCATGACCAGCACTCATTGCACTCCAGCCACGTGCACTCCAGCCACGTGCACTCCAGCGACCGCCCCACCCGAGCGCAGGCGGAACGCTGCGTCGCCGCCCTCATCGGTCGCGGGCCGGGCCTGACCCCTGCCGGTGACGACGCGCTCGCCGGCATCCTGCTCGTGGCACACGCCCACGGCGTGGCCGGGGAGGTGGCTGAGGCCGTGCGCGCACTCCTGACGTCGACGACCGCGGTGTCCGCCGCGCTCCTGCACGCCGCGGCCGACGGCTACGCAGCCGCCACCGTCGTCGCCCTCGTCGACGCCGCCGTGGCCGGTGACCCAGCCGCTGTGGCCCGGGCCCTTCCGGCGGTGCTCGCCATCGGCCACACCTCCGGCGCCGACCTGGTCATCGGTGTCTCCGCCGCCCTGCGCCACCTGCGCCCCCTGCGTCAACTGGGCCACCTGGGCCAGACCCCCACCAGCACCTCCCACACCACCCCCACCGGATGGAGCGCCGCATGA
- a CDS encoding FdrA family protein produces the protein MSTHVELRTGAYHDSVSLMQVSRVVAGTAGVQAAQVAMATELNVDVLTSMGFDVPAEAGPNDLVIALRTDTPDAVAAGLAAVADALAALRATSDSGGGDDTVAPRTLGSAAARVDATLAVISVPGQHAVTEAFDAITSGLSVMLFSDNVSVEDEVHLKDAAAAADVLVMGPDCGTAHIGGVALGFANVVRPGSVGIVAASGTGAQQVMCLLDAAGVGISHCLGVGGRDLTAAVGGRSTRQALHALAADPATDRVIVVSKPPDATVLADLEALADELGLQVHWAVLGPGRPDLTASIESFLVAQGVPVPTWPTWAAAGGGDDPLLSRGAALRGLFCGGTLADEAITVAEGELGGIHSNIPHDPALALGADLRHDGHVVIDFGDDGLTRGRAHPMIDPTLRQERIAAEALDPTCGVLLLDLVLGHGAHPDPADELADAVRTARATALASGRSLPVVVSLTGTDGDPQHRSRCAEVLAAAGADVYLSNAAATRAALSLLRSTP, from the coding sequence ATGAGCACCCACGTCGAACTGAGAACCGGCGCCTACCACGACTCGGTCAGCCTCATGCAGGTCTCGAGGGTCGTCGCCGGCACTGCGGGCGTGCAGGCCGCGCAGGTCGCCATGGCCACCGAGCTCAACGTCGACGTGCTCACCTCCATGGGGTTCGACGTCCCGGCCGAGGCCGGCCCGAACGACCTCGTCATCGCCCTGCGCACCGACACCCCGGATGCCGTGGCGGCGGGTCTCGCGGCCGTCGCCGACGCGCTCGCGGCGCTGCGGGCGACGAGCGACTCCGGTGGTGGCGACGACACGGTCGCCCCGCGCACCCTCGGCTCGGCCGCGGCCAGGGTGGACGCCACGCTGGCCGTCATCTCGGTACCGGGCCAGCACGCCGTCACCGAGGCCTTCGACGCCATCACCTCCGGCCTGTCGGTGATGCTCTTCTCCGACAACGTGTCCGTCGAGGACGAGGTGCACCTCAAGGATGCCGCCGCCGCCGCTGACGTGCTCGTCATGGGGCCCGACTGCGGCACCGCCCACATCGGCGGGGTCGCCCTCGGGTTCGCCAACGTCGTGCGCCCCGGCTCGGTCGGCATCGTCGCCGCGTCGGGGACCGGCGCCCAACAGGTCATGTGCCTGCTCGACGCGGCCGGTGTCGGCATCTCGCACTGCCTCGGCGTCGGCGGCCGTGACCTCACGGCGGCCGTCGGTGGGCGCTCGACCCGGCAGGCGCTGCACGCACTCGCAGCAGACCCGGCGACCGATCGGGTCATCGTCGTCTCCAAACCACCGGATGCCACGGTCCTCGCCGACCTCGAAGCCCTCGCCGACGAGCTGGGGCTGCAGGTGCACTGGGCGGTGCTGGGGCCGGGCCGCCCCGACCTCACGGCATCCATCGAGTCCTTCCTCGTCGCCCAGGGGGTGCCGGTGCCGACGTGGCCAACGTGGGCTGCCGCCGGCGGTGGCGACGACCCGCTCCTGTCCCGGGGCGCCGCCCTGCGTGGCCTGTTCTGCGGAGGCACCCTCGCCGACGAGGCGATCACGGTCGCCGAGGGTGAGCTGGGCGGCATCCACAGCAACATCCCGCACGACCCGGCCCTGGCGCTCGGCGCCGACCTGCGCCACGACGGCCACGTCGTCATCGACTTCGGTGACGACGGGCTGACCCGCGGCCGCGCCCACCCGATGATCGACCCGACCCTGCGTCAGGAGCGGATCGCCGCCGAGGCGCTCGACCCCACCTGCGGCGTGCTGCTGCTCGACCTCGTCCTCGGGCACGGCGCACACCCCGACCCGGCCGATGAGTTGGCGGATGCCGTCCGCACGGCTCGGGCGACCGCCCTCGCCTCCGGGCGCTCCCTGCCGGTCGTGGTGTCGCTCACCGGAACTGACGGCGACCCGCAGCACCGCTCGAGGTGTGCCGAGGTGCTGGCCGCGGCCGGAGCCGACGTGTACCTGTCCAATGCCGCGGCCACCCGCGCTGCCCTGTCGCTGCTGAGGAGCACCCCATGA
- a CDS encoding DUF1116 domain-containing protein, which yields MTTSARPLHGLLEADPVVATAGVPLLADALSDQAVTVSRTQWQPPMAGTEADLARVMGDPRRAAANALALERMTSATATLVDVRPASEVVGLERGTFLHAGPPITWERASGPMRGALIGAVLFEGLADTAEHAEHRLAAGEFTLEPCHHRGGVGPMAGVVSPSMWLYVLRDDVHDATSWCSLNEGLGKVLRYGAYGPEVIDRLHWMTRVLGPTLSQAVRSTGPIDIRAIITQMLQMGDEGHNRNRAGSLMLLRELLPGMITADAASSDVAEAVRFSGANEHFFLNLGMPACKLATMAASGIPGSSVVTVMARNGTDFGIQVSGTGDEWFTGPANTPEGLFLGAFGPEDANPDIGDSAITETGGIGGFAMAAAPAIVKFVGGDVPFALRATRTMYEITVGEHPAYQVPILGFRGTPTAIDVTKVARTGILPQINTGMAGRVAGTGQVGAGLVTPPAECFPAALAALAARVPEGP from the coding sequence ATGACCACGTCCGCCCGCCCCCTGCACGGACTCCTCGAGGCTGACCCCGTCGTCGCCACCGCGGGGGTGCCGCTGCTCGCCGACGCCCTCAGCGACCAGGCCGTCACGGTGAGCCGCACCCAGTGGCAGCCGCCGATGGCCGGCACCGAGGCAGACCTCGCCCGCGTCATGGGTGACCCGCGCCGGGCAGCCGCCAACGCACTGGCGCTGGAGCGGATGACCTCGGCGACGGCGACCCTGGTCGACGTGCGACCGGCATCCGAGGTCGTGGGGTTGGAACGGGGCACCTTCCTGCACGCCGGCCCGCCGATCACGTGGGAGCGCGCGTCGGGGCCGATGCGCGGCGCCCTCATCGGGGCGGTGCTGTTCGAGGGGCTGGCCGACACGGCGGAGCACGCCGAACACCGGCTCGCCGCGGGGGAGTTCACCCTCGAGCCGTGCCACCACCGCGGTGGGGTCGGCCCGATGGCGGGCGTCGTCAGCCCGTCGATGTGGCTCTACGTGCTGCGCGACGACGTGCACGACGCGACGTCGTGGTGCTCGCTCAACGAAGGGCTCGGCAAGGTGCTGCGCTACGGCGCCTACGGGCCCGAGGTCATCGACCGGCTGCACTGGATGACACGGGTGCTCGGGCCGACCCTGTCGCAGGCGGTGCGCTCGACGGGGCCGATCGACATCCGGGCGATCATCACCCAGATGCTCCAGATGGGCGACGAGGGGCACAACCGCAACCGCGCCGGGTCGCTCATGCTGCTGCGCGAACTGCTGCCGGGGATGATCACGGCGGATGCCGCGTCGTCCGACGTCGCCGAGGCGGTGCGGTTCTCCGGGGCGAACGAACACTTCTTCCTGAACCTCGGGATGCCGGCCTGCAAGCTCGCGACGATGGCGGCCTCCGGGATCCCCGGGTCGAGCGTCGTCACCGTCATGGCGCGCAACGGCACCGACTTCGGCATCCAGGTGTCGGGGACGGGCGATGAGTGGTTCACCGGGCCGGCCAACACCCCGGAGGGGCTGTTCCTCGGCGCGTTCGGGCCGGAGGACGCGAACCCCGACATCGGCGACTCGGCGATCACCGAGACCGGCGGCATCGGCGGGTTCGCGATGGCGGCGGCCCCGGCGATCGTCAAGTTCGTCGGCGGTGACGTGCCGTTCGCGCTGCGAGCCACGCGCACCATGTACGAGATCACGGTGGGGGAGCACCCGGCGTACCAGGTGCCGATCCTGGGGTTCCGGGGAACGCCGACCGCGATCGACGTGACGAAGGTGGCGCGCACCGGCATCCTGCCCCAGATCAACACGGGGATGGCCGGACGGGTGGCGGGCACCGGGCAGGTCGGGGCCGGGTTGGTGACCCCACCTGCGGAGTGTTTCCCGGCGGCACTTGCCGCTCTTGCGGCACGGGTGCCTGAAGGGCCGTGA
- a CDS encoding bifunctional methylenetetrahydrofolate dehydrogenase/methenyltetrahydrofolate cyclohydrolase, whose amino-acid sequence MTATTLDGKAILETIKGELRARVAALAEQGVVPGLGTVLVGEDPGSQWYVGAKHRDCAEIGIRSIRRDLPSGTTQDEVLEVVRGLNEDPECTGFIVQQPTGLDENAILSAVDPTKDVDGLHPVNLGWLVLGETAPLPCTPVGCIELLRRYDVPIAGAKVVVVGRGLTVGRPLGLILTRRSENATVTLCHTGTRDLAAEVRQADIVVAAAGVPGIITGDMVKPGAAVLDVGVSRIEDVESGKSIVAGDVHPSVWEVAGFVSPNPGGVGPMTRAMLLSNVVLAAEQALAGGS is encoded by the coding sequence GTGACCGCGACGACGCTTGACGGCAAGGCCATCCTCGAGACGATCAAGGGAGAGCTGCGGGCGCGCGTCGCCGCCCTTGCCGAACAGGGCGTCGTCCCCGGGCTCGGCACCGTGCTCGTCGGTGAGGACCCGGGCAGCCAGTGGTACGTCGGTGCCAAGCACCGCGACTGCGCCGAGATCGGCATCCGCAGCATCCGCCGCGACCTGCCCTCCGGGACGACCCAGGACGAGGTGCTCGAGGTCGTGCGCGGGCTCAACGAGGACCCGGAGTGCACCGGCTTCATCGTCCAGCAGCCGACCGGGCTCGACGAGAACGCCATCCTGTCGGCCGTCGACCCCACGAAGGACGTCGACGGCCTGCACCCGGTGAACCTCGGGTGGCTCGTGCTCGGCGAGACGGCGCCGCTGCCGTGCACGCCGGTCGGGTGCATCGAGCTGCTGCGCCGCTACGACGTGCCGATCGCCGGAGCCAAGGTCGTCGTCGTGGGCCGCGGCCTCACCGTGGGGCGGCCCCTCGGGCTCATCCTCACCCGCCGTTCGGAGAACGCCACGGTCACGCTGTGCCACACCGGGACCCGTGACCTGGCCGCCGAGGTGCGCCAGGCCGACATCGTCGTCGCGGCCGCGGGGGTGCCCGGCATCATCACCGGAGACATGGTCAAGCCAGGGGCTGCGGTGCTCGACGTCGGGGTCTCGCGCATCGAGGACGTCGAGAGCGGCAAGTCGATCGTCGCCGGTGACGTGCACCCGAGCGTGTGGGAGGTCGCCGGGTTCGTCAGCCCCAACCCCGGAGGTGTCGGGCCGATGACCCGGGCCATGCTGCTGTCCAACGTCGTCCTCGCCGCCGAGCAGGCACTGGCGGGCGGTTCCTGA
- a CDS encoding calcium:proton antiporter, whose translation MAVAASPVMNRVWQVMPVVGLAALAASWGRSINLVVVVLIAFLLAGSVLAAVHHAEVVAHRVGEPFGSLVLAVAVTVIEVALIVTLMLSGGDKAATLARDTVFAAVMITVNGILGLSLLLGSRRFGTVRFNAEGTGGALATVATLATVCLVLPTVTESAPGPEFTPTQLAFAAVASLALYLAFVVTQTVRHRDFFLPVSRKGVTLTEDDHADPPTEREAYTSLGFLLVSLVAVVGLAKIESPAIEDGVIAAGLPVSFVGVVIALLVLLPETLAAVNAARRDRLQTSLNLAMGSAMASIGLTIPTLAVASIWITTPLHLGLGPTQMVLLAITVVTAVLTVVQGRATRLQASVHLTLFAAFLFLAMSP comes from the coding sequence ATGGCGGTAGCCGCCAGCCCGGTGATGAACCGGGTCTGGCAGGTCATGCCGGTCGTCGGTCTCGCGGCGCTGGCCGCGTCGTGGGGCCGGTCGATCAACCTGGTCGTCGTCGTCCTCATCGCCTTCTTGCTCGCCGGGAGCGTGCTCGCGGCGGTGCACCACGCCGAGGTGGTCGCCCACCGGGTCGGGGAGCCTTTCGGTTCACTCGTGCTCGCCGTCGCGGTGACCGTCATCGAGGTGGCCCTCATCGTCACCCTCATGCTCTCCGGTGGGGACAAGGCGGCCACGCTGGCGCGGGACACGGTCTTCGCCGCGGTCATGATCACCGTGAACGGCATCCTCGGTCTGTCGCTGTTGCTCGGGTCGCGCCGGTTCGGCACGGTGCGCTTCAACGCCGAGGGCACCGGTGGGGCGCTGGCGACCGTGGCCACCTTGGCCACCGTCTGCCTCGTGCTGCCGACGGTCACCGAGAGCGCCCCCGGCCCCGAGTTCACCCCGACCCAGCTGGCCTTCGCCGCGGTCGCCTCGCTCGCGCTGTACCTTGCCTTCGTCGTCACCCAGACGGTGCGCCACCGCGACTTCTTCCTACCCGTCTCGCGCAAGGGCGTCACCCTCACCGAGGACGACCACGCCGACCCGCCGACCGAGCGCGAGGCCTACACCTCGCTCGGGTTCCTGCTGGTCTCCCTCGTGGCCGTCGTCGGGCTGGCGAAGATCGAGTCGCCGGCCATCGAGGACGGGGTGATCGCCGCCGGGCTGCCCGTGTCGTTCGTCGGTGTCGTCATCGCCCTGCTCGTGCTGCTGCCCGAGACGTTGGCCGCCGTGAACGCAGCGCGCCGCGACCGGTTGCAGACCTCGCTGAACCTGGCGATGGGGTCGGCGATGGCCTCGATCGGCCTGACCATCCCGACACTGGCCGTGGCGTCGATCTGGATCACGACGCCCCTGCACCTGGGGCTCGGGCCGACGCAGATGGTGCTGCTGGCCATCACGGTGGTCACGGCGGTGCTGACGGTCGTTCAGGGCAGGGCCACCCGACTTCAGGCCAGTGTGCACCTGACGCTCTTCGCGGCGTTCCTCTTCCTCGCGATGTCCCCCTGA